The region CTGCGGTCACCACATCTGACACGGGGAGTGACCTTCCGTCTCACCTCGATCGGTTCATTCGTGCTCGTTCTATACCACTACTTGTCCGAACGGCCCGTCGTATCCGTTCGAACGCGGAGTGCGCGACGCTGTGCTCCGGGGCAGCGGTCTCGAGGTCGCGCTCGCAGCGGGACGCCCCCGCCGAAACGATAGCACTGCTCGTTGCTCCGAGAGGTGGCCCGGCGAATGCCGGTCGGCACCGACCGTCGATCAGGCCTGGTCGTTCTGGGCGTCGACCGCCGCGACGGCCGCCAGGTGGACGATGTCGGTGACTTCGTCGCCGCGCTGGAGGACGTGGACCGGCTCGTCCATGCCGACCAGCATCGGGCCGATGGCTTCAGCCCCGCCCAGGCGCTGGAGCAGCTTGTAGCCGATGTTACCGGCCTCGAGATTGGGGAAGACGAGCACGTTCGCCGGCCCCTCCAGGTCGGTGAACTCGTAGGTACCGGTTAGCATCTCCTCGACGACGGCGGTGTCGGCCTGCATCTCGCCGTCGACGGGGAAGTCGACCGCTGGATCCTCGCGGAGCCGGCGGGCCGCTTCGCGCGGTTTCCGCGTCCCCTCGTTGTCGACGCTGCCGAAGTCCGAGTACGACAGCAGAGCCGCGCGCGGTTCGATATCGAACCGGCGGGCCAGGTCGGCCGTGTGGCGCGTGACTTCCTCGAGGACGTCCTCGTCGGGCGCCTGGTTGACCGTCGCGTCGGCGACGAAGACCACGCGGTTCTTGAACGTGAGCATGTAGACGCCGGCGGCGTAGTCGGCGTCGGGCGCGGTGCCGATGACCTGCAGCGGCGGCCGCAGCGCCGACGGGTAGTGGTTCGTCAGCCCGGTGAGCATCGCGTCGGCGTCGCCGCGGTCGACCATGACGCTGCCGAAGTAGTTCGGGTCGTCGCGGATCATGGTCCCGGCCTCGCGGCGGGTGATGCCGCTCCGTTTGCGCCGCTCGTAGAGGTGGTCGACGTAGTCCTCGTAGTCGCCGGTCTCGGGGTCGACGACGTCCGGCTCGAACTCCAGATTGAGGGCCGCGGCGGTCCGCCTGATCTCGCCCTCGTCGCCGATCAGAACTGGCTCCGCGATGCCGCGTTCGTCCAGTTGCGCCGCCGCGCGGACGATCGTCTCGTCGGTGCCCTCGGCCAGCGCGATCCGCTTCGGATCGGACTGGGCCTTGTTGATCACGACCCGCATCATCTCGCGGGACTTCCCGAGGCGGGCCTCGAGCGTCTCGACGTACTCGTCGACGTCGAGGTCGACGCGAGCCGCACCCGACTCGATCGCCGCCCGTGCAACCGCGGGCGCAACCTCGAAGAGGACCCGCGTGTCGAGGGGCTTCGGAATGATGTACTCGGGGCCGAACTGGATCGGCTGATCGCCGTAGGCCTTAACCACCGAATCCGGGACGTCCTGTTTGGCTAACTCGGCCAGGGCGTGAGCCGCCGCGACCTTCATCGCTTCGTTGATTTCGGTCGCGCGGACGTCCAGCGCGCCGCGGAAAATAAAGGGGAATCCGAGCACGTTGTTGACCTGGTTCGGATAGTCCGAACGGCCGGTCGCCATGATGACGGTGTCGTCGCGGGCCTCCTTGGCCTCCTCGTAACCGATCTCGGGATCGGGATTCGCCATCGCGAAGATGATCGGATCGTCGGCCATCGACCGGACCATCTCCTGGGAGACGATGCCCCCAGCCGAGAGGCCGACGAAGACGTCGGCGCCCTCCATCGCGTCCGCCAGGTCGCCCTCGGGGAGGTCGCGGGCGAACTCGCTGTTGTACGGGTTCAAGTCGCCGGCTTCCGCCCGCTCGGTCGTCAGGATGCCGCCGATGTCGGCCATCGTGATATTCTCCCGCTCGACGCCCAACGAGACGTAGAACCGGGCCGTCGCGAGCGCGGCCGCACCCGCGCCGGCGAACGTGACCTCGAGTTCGTCAAGGTCCTTCCCGGCGATCTCCGCGGCGTTAAGCAGCGCCGCGCCGGAGATGATGGCGGTGCCGTGCTGGTCGTCGTGGAACACCGGGATCGAGAGGCGCTCGCGGAGTCGCTCCTCGATCTCGAAACACTCCGGTGCTTTGATGTCTTCCAAGTTAATTCCGCCGAAGGTCGGCTCCATCGCCGCCACCGACTCGACGAACGCGGCCGGATCAGCGAGGTCGAGTTCGATGTCGAAGACGTCGATGTCGGCGAAGCGCTTGAACAGCACGCCTTTCCCCTCCATGACGGGTTTCGACGCCTGGGCGCCGATGTCGCCCAGCCCGAGGACGGCGGAGCCGTTCGAGACGACGCCGACCAGGTTTCCTTTCGACGTGTAACTGTAGGCGTCGGTCTCGTCCGCGTCGATTTCGCGACACGGCGCCGCGACGCCAGGCGAGTACGCAAGCGAGAGGTCGCGCTGGGTGTTCGTCGATTTGGTGGTCGAAATCTCGATCTTCCCCGGCGGATCGGTCCGATGGTATTCGAGCGCGTCGTCGTCCATTGGTCTGTGCTGGTGTTCGCCCGCGTATCACCAAAAGTGTACGCTTCGACACACTGGTTGTGATGGTCGCACCGCTCGCCGCGACGCGAGTCGGTGAGACGTCGCCTTCGGGCGGCGAGACGATCGTAGCGGTGCTCGTCCGCGAACCGGTATCGAGCGCCGTTCGGCGGAATGGCTATTAAACGTTCTCTTCGAGCCTCGGAGGTACGGCGACCGTCGCGCGAGTCGTACCGCTGGACGGCTCGGTCCGATCCGCTCACCCGCGTCAAGCCGCGGCGAATCGGCGGGGCGCTGCCCGTCGATCGCGGCGGCGATTTGCCGTCCGTTCTCGGTGCTGACGGCGATCGCGGACCGGGGAGACGGCGCCGCCGAATTCGGCTCGAACGGGGTACGGTCGGGTCACTAATACGGACCGTTCCCAAAGACCGAACGGCGGCCGGATGACGCCGTCTACCAGCCGTGACGTCGCGTCTCGGCCAGTGGGCCGCCGCCCGGACGATTTACAGGCGTACATTTGTAATTATCAATTTCGCTTGCGGGGCTCGTGACCGGGTTCACGAAGTGGTCGAAACCCGAACTGTGGATAAACGACCCGGACGTGAAACGATTACAAACGGCGAATTCACCGGAGCGAAATAGACCCGTATACCCGGTCTACCACACGGATTAGGGGGCCGTGCGTGCCGACGTGGTTCCCACTCGCCGGCCGTTTCCTCGATAGGAGATATGAATGACATGCTGTGACGTACTCCCTCTCGTCCGGATCGCACCGGTCGCCCGCGCCGAAGCTAATCGCAACATTTGTACTATAGGCCTCGCTGACTTCCACTATGACGGACGACTCGAGCGGCGGGCGACGAACCAAGGTCGAGCGAGTGATCGACGAGTACGACCTCGACGGATGGGGGGATCGTTTGGAGGCCGAGTGGATCGGCGACGGAACGGAGCGGACGAGCCTCCGCGATCTCGCGACCGAATTCAACAAGGCCGTGCTCCGGGCGGCGGTCCGCGAGACGGGCGGCACCGCGCTCGACTCGGACATCGAATCGCTCTACCGAACGCTCACGGACGACGACGTCTCGCGGTCCGAAGCGGTCCGGAAACGCCGCGACCTCGAACGCGCCGGGGTCGACGTCGAGCGAGTGGAGTCCGACTTCGTCACCCATCAGACGATCCACACCTATCTCACGAACGTCCGCGAGGCCTCCCTCCCCGAGGAGGACGGCGAGGACCGCATCGAACGGAAAACCGAGACCGTCCAGCGCCTGGCCGGCCGAACGCAGGTCGTCACCGAGTCCACCCTCGAAGAACTGGGGAACGCGGGCGAAATCGCCGACCGGGACTACGAGGTCTTCGTCGACGTTCGCGTCATCTGCAACGAGTGCGGAGCCGACTACCCGGTCGCCGACCTGCTCGATCAGGGCGGTTGTGACTGTCAGGTCGGAGACGACTGACGCGACCGACGGTTCGTGACCGGCGAACGGGCGCGAACGACTGCAACCCGACAATATTTATACCGACGGCGATAAACGGCAGACGTGTCATCTCCAGAGTCAGTCACCTCGTCGATTGCCGTCTCTGCGGAGAATATCGGCGGGATCGATAGCACCGAGGTAACGCTTCAACCCGGCGTGAACGTCTTGACTGGCCGGAACGCGACGAACCGTACGTCGTTCCTCCAGACGATCATGGCGGCGCTTGGCAGCCGCCGCTCCTCGCTGAAGGGCGACGCCGACGCCGGCCAGGTCGAGCTC is a window of Natrinema salifodinae DNA encoding:
- a CDS encoding NADP-dependent malic enzyme — its product is MDDDALEYHRTDPPGKIEISTTKSTNTQRDLSLAYSPGVAAPCREIDADETDAYSYTSKGNLVGVVSNGSAVLGLGDIGAQASKPVMEGKGVLFKRFADIDVFDIELDLADPAAFVESVAAMEPTFGGINLEDIKAPECFEIEERLRERLSIPVFHDDQHGTAIISGAALLNAAEIAGKDLDELEVTFAGAGAAALATARFYVSLGVERENITMADIGGILTTERAEAGDLNPYNSEFARDLPEGDLADAMEGADVFVGLSAGGIVSQEMVRSMADDPIIFAMANPDPEIGYEEAKEARDDTVIMATGRSDYPNQVNNVLGFPFIFRGALDVRATEINEAMKVAAAHALAELAKQDVPDSVVKAYGDQPIQFGPEYIIPKPLDTRVLFEVAPAVARAAIESGAARVDLDVDEYVETLEARLGKSREMMRVVINKAQSDPKRIALAEGTDETIVRAAAQLDERGIAEPVLIGDEGEIRRTAAALNLEFEPDVVDPETGDYEDYVDHLYERRKRSGITRREAGTMIRDDPNYFGSVMVDRGDADAMLTGLTNHYPSALRPPLQVIGTAPDADYAAGVYMLTFKNRVVFVADATVNQAPDEDVLEEVTRHTADLARRFDIEPRAALLSYSDFGSVDNEGTRKPREAARRLREDPAVDFPVDGEMQADTAVVEEMLTGTYEFTDLEGPANVLVFPNLEAGNIGYKLLQRLGGAEAIGPMLVGMDEPVHVLQRGDEVTDIVHLAAVAAVDAQNDQA
- the rdfA gene encoding rod-determining factor RdfA is translated as MTDDSSGGRRTKVERVIDEYDLDGWGDRLEAEWIGDGTERTSLRDLATEFNKAVLRAAVRETGGTALDSDIESLYRTLTDDDVSRSEAVRKRRDLERAGVDVERVESDFVTHQTIHTYLTNVREASLPEEDGEDRIERKTETVQRLAGRTQVVTESTLEELGNAGEIADRDYEVFVDVRVICNECGADYPVADLLDQGGCDCQVGDD